A single window of Flavobacterium sp. 140616W15 DNA harbors:
- a CDS encoding helix-turn-helix transcriptional regulator encodes MGNLRPEDIILRDQIKLRLKELREKASQNKSTLSKDVEIDRQNFQAWEKLEIGRGMTIYSIGRVCKALGITLKDFFDSDIFDNT; translated from the coding sequence ATGGGAAATTTAAGACCAGAGGATATAATTTTACGAGATCAGATTAAATTAAGGCTTAAAGAGTTAAGAGAAAAAGCAAGCCAAAATAAGTCTACTCTATCGAAAGATGTTGAGATAGATAGACAAAATTTTCAGGCATGGGAAAAACTGGAGATTGGAAGAGGAATGACCATTTATTCTATCGGCAGAGTTTGTAAAGCTTTAGGAATTACACTTAAAGATTTTTTTGATAGTGATATATTCGACAATACATAA